In Pelecanus crispus isolate bPelCri1 chromosome 16, bPelCri1.pri, whole genome shotgun sequence, the following proteins share a genomic window:
- the IL22RA1 gene encoding interleukin-22 receptor subunit alpha-1, translated as MKQFLIALAVFSVVGIVTTVRSCLKRATFSSTNFENILTWETEADIPPGTVFDVQYKQYGEKSWLNKRECQSITQPFCNLTHETENFTEHYYARVRATGQNYCSSNWMCSERFEPRKETIIGAPEVEYIPYVRSIKFLIRPPYTPLRGEDDRQLTVEDIYSKFGAVDYHLTIFNQRTHQKWTKNEHNKEFEVFDLDPDTEYNGTVYIQLLQRNSKAQVFWVRTLADNTWLLYCSVALAFCAGLVFAAIIYVMYKYVKQHSAQPMSLDFRGISSFQPLTLTVEHIIKPINLTKPSLLIPEVQLPQVSQHLDRALEPPWSFHPPETAYQQQTDAPTFRLPSQPPCLASTATGYAPQIVEQSAPTAASSKILPLTYGVCVKGTDHVDKKNLQPNQMLKEVSPDSSVGGKLITQMMGKSCSHWNYKERRPNLALWNSSDTRESVLLQGSPGQTQQVLLQTDGMENKVHVPQLSLSLLEQGGCYRRQTAELPLLWSSMKVDTDYVPKNESLSSLSAALLFSVSTGNNFPGENNTERWMLPDSITHSANKFQFPKTQETEMLTAAKELSCIKLNNVVSQDTISDWDNGTPLTMLFKDLDLKVLWDQDENTEFY; from the exons ATGAAGCAATTTCTGATCGCCTTGGCTGTATTTTCAGTGGTCG GCATTGTGACTACAGTGAGGTCATGTCTGAAACGTGCAACGTTTTCTTCTACAAACTTTGAGAACATCCTAACATGGGAAACTGAAGCAGATATTCCCCCTGGCACCGTATTTGATGTCCAATATAAACA GTATGGAGAAAAATCCTGGCTTAACAAGCGTGAGTGCCAGAGCATCACGCAGCCTTTCTGCAATCTCACtcatgaaacagaaaacttcaCGGAGCATTACTACGCCAGGGTGAGGGCCACTGGCCAGAACTACTGCTCCTCCAACTGGATGTGCTCGGAAAGATTTGAACCCAGAAAAGAGA CTATTATTGGAGCACCAGAAGTGGAGTATATTCCTTATGTACGGTCCATAAAGTTTCTTATACGGCCCCCCTATACTCCACTGAGAGGTGAGGATGACCGCCAGCTAACCGTAGAGGACATTTATAGCAAATTTGGCGCTGTTGATTATCACTTAACAATATTCAACCAAAGGACACACCAAAAG tggACAAAGAATGAGCACAACAAAGAATTTGAAGTTTTCGACTTGGACCCAGACACTGAATATAATGGAACAGTATACATACAACTCCTccagagaaacagcaaagctCAAGTGTTTTGGGTTAGAACACTAGCAG ACAACACATGGCTTCTCTATTGTTCCGTGGCACTCGCGTTCTGTGCTGGACTGGTGTTTGCTGCAATTATCTATGTGATGTATAAATATGTCAAGCAACACAGCGCACAGCCTATGTCTTTG GACTTCAGAGGGATTTCATCGTTCCAGCCTCTTACACTGACAGTGGAACATATTATAAAGCCCATTAATTTAACCAAACCTTCACTTCTCATCCCTGAAGTGCAGTTACCACAGGTCAGCCAACATTTGGACAGAGCACTGGAGCCACCATGGTCTTTCCACCCACCAGAAACTGCCTATCAGCAACAGACGGACGCACCGACATTCCGGCTGCCCTCTCAGCCACCCTGCTTGGCAAGCACAGCTACTGGTTACGCTCCTCAGATAGTTGAGCAAAGCGCTCCTACTGCGGCATCCAGCAAAATTCTGCCCCTGACCTATGGGGTGTGTGTCAAAGGCACAGACCATGTTGACAAGAAGAATTTGCAGCCAAACCAAATGCTAAAGGAAGTTTCTCCAGATAGTTCTGTTGGTGGAAAGCTCATAACCCAGATGATGGGCAAGAGCTGCAGCCATTGGAATTACAAAGAACGGAGGCCAAACTTGGCATTGTGGAACAGCAGTGACACAAGAGAGTCAGTTCTCTTACAGGGGAGCCCTGGGCAAACACAGCAAGTGCTGTTGCAGACTGACGGGATGGAAAATAAAGTGCACGTACCCCAGCTGTCACTGTCTTTGCTGGAACAAGGAGGATGCTATAGACGACAGACAGCAGAACTGCCACTGTTATGGTCTTCAATGAAAGTTGACACAGACTATGTTCCAAAGAACGAATCGCTGTCATCTCTATCAGCGGCCCTCCTTTTCTCAGTCAGTACTGGTAACAACTTCCCTGGAGAGAACAACACAGAGCGGTGGATGCTGCCAGATTCAATCACACATTCTGCAAATAAATTCCAGTTCCCAAAGActcaagaaacagaaatgttaacAGCAGCAAAGGAGCTAAGCTGCATAAAACTGAATAATGTTGTGTCCCAAGACACTATCTCAGACTGGGACAATGGCACTCCTCTCACTATGCTGTTCAAAGATTTGGACTTAAAAGTACTGTGGGATCAGgatgaaaacacagaattttattAG
- the IFNLR1 gene encoding interferon lambda receptor 1: MSTWRVRVLMALCFLGQTRGHVQLAPPQNVTLLSKDFDMILTWTPGEGSPPNVTYTVRYESQERIDKWIKVPHCKNIRSTSCNLTCVLPNFFVKVRARVKAVSGRFQSPWVESQFKEYHLDVELAPPVLHMNVKKNLIHVNASFPLATCVESFSWMYDLNLWEAGSEDKKQYEGIFRKNTVTIDTTALRGNYCLSARSSFQSIDFKHSKFSQPVCVLLNHKVEWKFSFSATIPVFVLPILLTSAFITCLLKQDAKQKKMPHALDLSHLKAAGPAFHFEASEKEFFRDYLICTEKPMLQRQANKTSARNNLPWMASFLSSSSLEEEEEEEEEEEEKEEEDSSTFIPYTEMPQFPKRHLSCQPSRTGQGETSLDSGSGGLSVDSESVLDLSSLGFSFLPMSKNEVDTSGSQGNETASLSHSSSLGRISLTDVRFPGSREHGDHDTDRDECLEMTPLQTLTEGICAKLPANDHYLHRKAHHFTKYYQKPTVDLHAQIGEISQLSEDPSTKLLISFQTVQVAEDEGIASDCDSDNFTEGTPPASTVLSDTFETSNMEEKYDQKFKFKGYEHTHYMGRS, translated from the exons ATGTCTACCTGGAGAGTCAGAGTCCTCATGGCACTGTGCTTCCTGGGGCAGACTAGAG GTCATGTTCAACTTGCCCCTCCTCAAAATGTTACACTATTGTCAAAGGATTTTGACATGATTTTGACATGGACTCCAGGAGAAGGCTCTCCACCAAATGTGACATACACTGTGAGGTATGAAAG cCAGGAACGCATCGATAAATGGATAAAGGTTCCTCATTGCAAAAATATTCGCAGTACCTCTTGCAATCTGACTTGTGTGCTTCCAAACTTCTTTGTTAAAGTCCGGGCTCGAGTAAAAGCTGTTTCTGGACGATTCCAGTCGCCATGGGTAGAATCACAATTCAAGGAATACCACTTGGATG TGGAACTGGCTCCCCCAGTGCTACACATGAATGTCAAGAAGAACTTAATCCATGTGAATGCCTCATTCCCTTTGGCCACCTGTGTGGAGAGCTTCTCTTGGATGTATGACTTGAACCTTTGGGAAGCTGGATCTGAAGACAAG aAGCAATATGAAGGTATCTTTAGGAAGAATACAGTGACTATCGACACCACTGCACTTAGAGGCAACTACTGTTTAAGTGCCAGATCTTCCTTCCAAAGCATTGACTTCAAGCACAGCAAATTCTCCCAACCAGTGTGTGTGCTATTAAACCACAAAG tggAGTGGAAGTTCTCATTTTCTGCCACGATCCCTGTGTTTGTCCTCCCCATCCTACTGACAAGTGCCTTCATCACCTGCTTGCTGAAACAAGATGCTAAGCAAAAGAAGATGCCTCATGCTTTG GATTTATCTCATTTAAAAGCTGCTGGACCAGCTTTTCACTTTGAGGCCAGTGAAAAGGAATTCTTCAGGGACTATCTTATCTGCACAGAGAAGCCAATGTTACAAAGGCAGGCAAACAAAACTTCAGCCAGAAACAACCTACCATGGATGGCTTCTTTcctatcatcatcatcactggaggaggaggaggaggaggaggaggaggaggaggagaaggaggaagaagacagCAGTACTTTCATCCCATACACTGAAATGCCTCAGTTTCCAAAGAGACATCTCAGCTGCCAACCATCCAGAACAGGTCAGGGGGAAACTAGCTTGGACTCTGGATCTGGAGGTCTCTCTGTGGACAGTGAATCTGTGCTTGACCTAAGTTCCTTGGGTTTCTCGTTCCTTCCAATGAGCAAGAATGAGGTGGACACCTCAGGATCCCAAGGAAATGAGACGGCATCCCTTTCTCACAGTTCCTCTTTGGGAAGAATATCCCTCACTGATGTGAGATTCCCAGGTTCCAGAGAACATGGAGACCATGATACAGACAGGGATGAATGCCTGGAAATGACCCCTCTTCAAACACTGACGGAGGGGATTTGTGCCAAACTTCCAGCCAATGACCACTACCTGCATAGGAAGGCTCATCATTTCACCAAGTATTACCAGAAACCAACAGTAGATCTGCATGCCCAGATCGGCGAGATATCACAGCTCAGTGAGGATCCCAGCACCAAGCTGCTCATTTCCTTTCAGACAGTACAGGTGGCAGAAGATGAAGGTATTGCAAGTGACTGTGACAGCGATAATTTTACAGAAGGGACACCTCCCGCATCCACGGTGCTAAGTGACACATTTGAAACTTCAAATATGGAGGAAAAATATGATCAAAAGTTTAAATTCAAAGGCTATGAGCACACACATTACATGGGAAGGAGCTAG